Proteins encoded in a region of the Enterococcus gilvus ATCC BAA-350 genome:
- a CDS encoding HAD hydrolase family protein, with the protein MVVFNDDMIDLVVFDKSWTIIAIGSAVDELKGLADYVTDLTVDDGIYKACKKLSWI; encoded by the coding sequence GTGGTGGTCTTTAACGATGACATGATTGATTTGGTGGTGTTTGATAAGAGCTGGACTATTATCGCAATAGGTAGTGCGGTGGACGAATTAAAGGGACTGGCGGATTATGTAACGGATCTAACTGTCGATGACGGAATCTATAAAGCGTGCAAGAAATTAAGCTGGATTTGA
- a CDS encoding LysM peptidoglycan-binding domain-containing protein, whose protein sequence is MEKRRDIKKRKIIENIKDFGKKYGKMLISSATVIGGFFILNGQDMQASETDGKWEARSIDQIKKDVEGKKEYTIVWGDTLSGISLATNVAMDKLASLNGIGNYNLIYAGNKLVFEGNVVTVQNQNGFITDQQSITEADKVVPNQPIGESVSQPSQVTDAASGTQNPSTVESADTGASKPSGTENSKGNGSTNNENSSNGTPNDGEGTNVTPIPDPTPAPIPTPTPKPEPQVQYTVWYYVSEGDDQSTNIEKGARLFSTEAEATTFIEGYADNLLMQGITGSYGVMSWE, encoded by the coding sequence ATGGAAAAGAGACGGGATATAAAGAAGCGAAAGATTATTGAAAATATAAAAGACTTTGGAAAAAAATATGGAAAGATGTTGATCTCAAGTGCCACTGTAATTGGAGGTTTTTTTATATTAAATGGACAAGATATGCAAGCATCCGAAACTGATGGTAAATGGGAAGCACGATCAATTGATCAAATCAAAAAAGATGTTGAAGGGAAAAAAGAATATACTATTGTCTGGGGAGACACGTTAAGCGGTATTTCATTGGCAACGAACGTTGCCATGGACAAATTAGCTTCGTTGAATGGCATTGGAAATTACAATTTGATTTATGCAGGAAACAAGTTGGTGTTTGAAGGTAACGTAGTGACTGTTCAAAATCAAAATGGTTTCATAACGGATCAACAATCTATTACTGAAGCGGATAAGGTAGTACCTAATCAACCAATTGGTGAATCTGTCAGTCAGCCTTCACAGGTTACAGATGCTGCTTCAGGTACACAGAATCCATCTACTGTTGAATCGGCTGATACTGGTGCATCTAAACCATCTGGTACTGAAAATAGTAAGGGGAATGGATCAACAAACAATGAAAATTCGTCTAATGGAACCCCTAATGATGGAGAGGGAACAAATGTCACTCCAATACCAGACCCAACGCCTGCTCCGATACCAACACCAACACCAAAACCAGAACCGCAAGTTCAATATACCGTGTGGTATTACGTCTCCGAGGGGGATGACCAATCGACAAATATTGAAAAGGGAGCGCGTTTGTTTTCAACAGAAGCAGAAGCAACTACCTTTATTGAAGGGTACGCAGACAATTTATTGATGCAAGGAATTACAGGAAGTTATGGCGTAATGTCCTGGGAGTAG
- the pepV gene encoding dipeptidase PepV — MTIDFKKEVEARKDDLLADLFTLLRIKSEREDDKVTKEAPFGPGPVEALEKMLEIAERDGFTTKNVDNYAGHFDYGDGDETLGIFGHLDVVPAGDGWDSDPYEPEIRDGKLYARGSSDDKGPSVAAYYAVKIIKELGLPISKKIRFVFGTDEESGWGDMDYYFEHEEKPDFGFSPDAYFPIINGEKGNVTMIPHFDGTNGTSYVLVNFEAGLRENMVPGNAMAEVKVADADAAEKLAKDFADYVENNPVSGKADVAGSTVTLHLDGKAAHGASPQLGTNAGTFLAVFLNNYDFEKGAKAFIENSANYIHEDVYGKKLGVDFNNEKMGELTMNAGIFSFKDGQDNDNHVTLNFRYPKGTTNDEIKAKLEELFGSDVKVTEGAHHMLPHYVPADDPLVATLLDTFEEHTGIKGEEKVIGGGTFGRLLERGVAYGAQFPGFEDTMHQANEYMSVEDILNSAVIYADAIYRLVK; from the coding sequence ATGACAATCGATTTTAAGAAAGAGGTCGAAGCACGCAAAGACGATCTATTAGCAGATCTATTCACTTTATTGCGTATCAAAAGTGAACGTGAAGACGACAAAGTAACAAAAGAAGCACCATTCGGACCTGGACCGGTGGAAGCATTGGAAAAAATGCTGGAGATCGCAGAACGCGATGGCTTCACAACAAAAAATGTCGACAACTATGCCGGCCACTTTGATTATGGTGATGGCGATGAAACTTTAGGAATCTTCGGTCACTTAGACGTGGTACCTGCTGGCGACGGTTGGGATTCAGATCCTTACGAACCAGAAATTCGCGATGGCAAATTGTATGCCCGCGGTTCAAGCGATGACAAAGGCCCATCAGTTGCGGCTTACTATGCAGTAAAAATCATCAAAGAATTAGGCTTGCCAATCTCTAAAAAAATCCGTTTTGTCTTCGGCACGGACGAAGAAAGCGGCTGGGGAGATATGGATTACTACTTCGAACATGAAGAAAAACCTGACTTTGGCTTTTCACCAGATGCGTATTTCCCAATCATCAATGGTGAAAAAGGGAATGTAACGATGATCCCTCACTTTGATGGTACAAACGGCACATCCTATGTGTTAGTGAATTTCGAAGCAGGTCTTCGTGAAAACATGGTTCCCGGAAATGCAATGGCAGAAGTGAAAGTTGCCGATGCAGACGCTGCTGAAAAATTAGCGAAAGACTTTGCAGACTATGTCGAAAACAACCCAGTCAGCGGAAAAGCAGATGTTGCTGGTTCAACTGTTACTTTACACTTAGACGGAAAAGCAGCACATGGTGCTTCTCCTCAATTAGGAACAAATGCTGGTACTTTCTTAGCAGTCTTCTTGAACAACTATGATTTCGAAAAAGGGGCAAAAGCCTTCATCGAAAACAGCGCAAACTATATCCATGAAGATGTATATGGTAAAAAACTAGGCGTTGATTTCAACAATGAAAAAATGGGCGAATTAACCATGAATGCTGGGATCTTCAGCTTCAAAGATGGTCAAGACAACGACAACCATGTTACATTGAACTTCCGTTACCCTAAAGGTACGACGAATGACGAAATCAAAGCAAAATTAGAAGAATTATTCGGTTCAGACGTGAAAGTGACAGAAGGCGCGCACCACATGCTGCCTCATTATGTCCCAGCGGATGATCCATTGGTAGCTACTTTGCTAGATACGTTTGAAGAACATACAGGTATCAAAGGGGAAGAAAAAGTTATCGGCGGCGGAACATTCGGTCGTTTACTAGAACGCGGTGTTGCTTACGGCGCTCAATTCCCAGGTTTCGAAGATACAATGCACCAAGCAAATGAGTACATGTCAGTTGAAGACATTTTGAATTCTGCAGTCATTTATGCAGATGCCATCTATCGTTTGGTAAAATAG
- a CDS encoding NAD(P)H-hydrate dehydratase — MVQLSENILHKVITKRPEISHKGTFGRAVLIGGDHQYGGAIIMSAEACIKSGAGLTTVITAEKNHAPLHTRLPEAMVVDLSESQTIYDVLDTADVILIGPGLGLAKEALMLLKYVLKNQKEDQWLVIDGSAITLFSEQELELKVADHTIFTPHQAEWERLSGLTFVQQTDENNRAQQALLGARIVLKSHRTTIYDEAVAYYQNPLGNPGMATGGMGDTLAGMITGFLAQFEKNTDTIGAAVYLHSLIGDALAEKNYVVLPTAISEALPHYMKKYAVERK; from the coding sequence ATGGTTCAATTGAGCGAAAACATTTTACATAAAGTCATCACGAAACGACCGGAAATTTCTCATAAAGGAACGTTTGGACGGGCCGTGTTGATTGGCGGCGATCACCAATATGGCGGCGCGATCATTATGAGTGCCGAGGCTTGTATCAAGAGTGGTGCTGGTCTCACAACAGTCATCACTGCAGAAAAAAATCACGCACCGTTGCACACGCGTTTACCTGAAGCAATGGTCGTTGATCTTAGTGAATCACAGACGATCTATGATGTCCTAGATACCGCAGATGTCATCTTGATCGGACCAGGTCTTGGATTAGCCAAGGAAGCACTAATGCTTTTAAAATATGTCTTAAAAAATCAAAAAGAAGACCAGTGGCTAGTAATTGACGGGTCCGCTATTACTCTATTCAGCGAGCAAGAACTCGAACTAAAGGTTGCTGACCACACCATCTTCACTCCTCATCAAGCCGAATGGGAGCGGCTGAGCGGACTAACGTTTGTACAGCAGACAGACGAGAATAATCGTGCCCAGCAAGCCTTGTTAGGGGCGCGAATCGTTTTGAAAAGTCATCGAACGACCATCTATGACGAAGCGGTCGCTTATTATCAGAATCCGCTCGGGAACCCTGGCATGGCTACTGGCGGTATGGGAGACACCCTGGCTGGTATGATCACTGGATTTTTAGCACAATTTGAAAAAAATACCGATACGATCGGTGCAGCTGTTTATCTTCATAGCCTAATTGGCGATGCATTAGCTGAAAAAAACTATGTTGTTCTTCCCACTGCAATCAGTGAAGCCCTGCCTCACTACATGAAAAAATACGCCGTTGAAAGGAAATGA
- a CDS encoding SDR family oxidoreductase, whose product MNEPNLIDPRRMFHERPFKKQDQDTPALQDDMAPKPDCGEDSYVGSKKLENRRVLITGGDSGIGRAAAIAYAREGADVAIHYFPGEDKDAKEVAEYIEKAGRKSLLLPYDLREDHAPKEMVEKTVEAFGGLDTLVLNAAQQISRESIEELPVQQVEDTFKVNIVSMFAIVQEALPHLPAGSSILTTTSVQAFNPSDHLMDYASTKAAIANFTVSLASQLAKKGIRVNGVAPGPIWTPLQLDHGQPKEALPEFGQDSLLERAGQPAELAPVYVFLASNDASYVTSQIYGVTGGEPINL is encoded by the coding sequence ATGAACGAACCGAACTTGATCGACCCAAGAAGAATGTTTCACGAGCGTCCATTTAAGAAACAAGACCAAGATACTCCTGCACTGCAAGACGATATGGCACCTAAACCAGACTGTGGCGAAGACAGCTACGTCGGAAGCAAGAAATTAGAAAATCGACGCGTATTGATCACCGGAGGGGACTCTGGGATTGGCCGTGCGGCTGCGATCGCCTATGCGCGAGAAGGCGCTGATGTTGCGATCCATTATTTCCCTGGGGAAGATAAAGACGCGAAAGAAGTGGCTGAATATATTGAAAAAGCTGGGAGAAAATCCCTCTTACTGCCATATGATCTGCGTGAAGATCATGCACCAAAAGAAATGGTAGAAAAAACGGTGGAAGCATTCGGCGGTCTAGATACACTTGTATTAAATGCCGCGCAACAAATTTCACGAGAATCTATTGAGGAATTGCCTGTTCAGCAAGTGGAGGATACGTTCAAAGTAAACATTGTCTCAATGTTTGCGATCGTGCAAGAAGCCTTGCCACATTTGCCAGCAGGAAGCAGCATCCTTACAACAACGTCTGTTCAAGCATTCAATCCAAGTGATCATTTGATGGATTATGCGTCAACCAAAGCAGCGATCGCGAATTTCACGGTCAGTTTAGCCAGTCAGCTAGCGAAAAAAGGCATTCGGGTAAACGGTGTGGCTCCTGGCCCGATCTGGACGCCGTTGCAGTTGGATCACGGACAACCCAAAGAAGCCTTGCCTGAATTTGGTCAAGACTCATTATTAGAGCGTGCGGGCCAGCCTGCAGAATTAGCGCCAGTGTATGTTTTCCTAGCATCAAATGATGCCAGCTACGTTACCTCTCAAATTTACGGAGTGACCGGCGGGGAACCAATCAATCTTTAG
- a CDS encoding IS3 family transposase (programmed frameshift), whose translation MVKLYENDKSQNSLAKEYGLAISTIARWVKQYSEVKFDDGSILTARQIQQLQKRNVQLEEENLILKKANCDILATLDERLKAIDFLRHEHKISTLCRVLKVNRSTYYKRVSASPAPRTLENQQLRKQILEIYTATQKRIGAAKIQRILLRDYGVSISVGRAYRLMKSMTLPKMSTSKPAFKKQDRKVSLERPNHLNQAFSPPAPNQVWTSDFSYIPVGKKGFVYLCVILDLFSRKVIAWSVGPKIDSELALSTLKKAISSRKLEAPVLFHTDQGSQYTSFQFRKYLEDQPITRSLSKPGYPWDNAVTESFFKYMKKEEPKRRTFSSIQKVQLSCFEYIEGFYNTQRPHGTLDMLTPNEMEENYFAHL comes from the exons ATCGTTAAGCTTTACGAAAATGACAAATCTCAAAATTCTCTTGCTAAAGAATATGGATTGGCTATTTCCACTATCGCCCGCTGGGTGAAACAGTATTCGGAAGTTAAATTTGATGATGGCTCGATCCTAACGGCTCGTCAGATCCAACAACTTCAAAAAAGAAATGTCCAACTTGAAGAGGAAAACCTTATCTTAAAAAAAGCGA ATTGCGATATTCTCGCCACACTCGACGAACGACTAAAAGCCATTGATTTTCTTCGACACGAACATAAAATTAGTACACTTTGTCGTGTTCTCAAGGTGAATCGATCCACTTACTACAAACGAGTTTCTGCAAGCCCAGCTCCTCGAACATTAGAAAATCAACAATTGAGAAAGCAGATTCTAGAGATTTATACCGCTACTCAAAAGAGAATTGGTGCTGCAAAAATCCAAAGGATTTTATTGCGTGATTATGGCGTTTCTATTAGTGTTGGGCGAGCTTATCGACTAATGAAGTCGATGACTCTTCCTAAAATGTCTACCAGTAAACCTGCTTTTAAGAAACAAGATCGCAAGGTTTCTTTAGAACGCCCCAATCATCTCAATCAAGCGTTTAGCCCTCCTGCTCCAAATCAAGTATGGACAAGCGATTTCTCGTATATTCCTGTAGGAAAGAAGGGCTTTGTTTATCTATGTGTGATTCTTGATTTATTTTCTAGAAAAGTGATTGCTTGGTCTGTAGGTCCCAAAATTGATAGTGAATTAGCACTATCAACGCTAAAAAAAGCTATTTCATCTAGAAAACTAGAAGCACCTGTTCTATTTCATACAGATCAAGGCTCCCAGTATACGTCATTCCAGTTTAGAAAATATCTGGAAGATCAACCAATTACACGGTCCTTATCCAAGCCAGGTTATCCTTGGGATAACGCTGTAACAGAATCATTTTTTAAATATATGAAGAAAGAAGAGCCCAAAAGAAGAACATTTTCTTCTATTCAAAAGGTACAACTTTCGTGTTTTGAATACATCGAAGGCTTTTATAATACACAACGGCCTCATGGCACATTAGATATGCTTACACCCAATGAAATGGAGGAAAATTATTTTGCTCATCTATAA
- a CDS encoding thioredoxin family protein, which yields MIIPKSIEELAGYAEKGKNVFFFTADWCGDCNFIKPQMPEIESMFPQFQFIQVDRDEYIDVAAEWSIFGIPSFVVVNDGEELGRLVNKNRKTKDEIAGFLQRVEG from the coding sequence ATGATTATCCCTAAAAGTATCGAAGAACTAGCTGGTTATGCAGAAAAAGGGAAGAATGTTTTCTTCTTTACTGCGGATTGGTGCGGCGATTGTAATTTTATCAAACCACAAATGCCGGAGATCGAATCCATGTTTCCACAATTTCAATTTATTCAAGTGGATCGGGACGAGTACATTGATGTGGCAGCCGAGTGGAGTATCTTTGGGATTCCTAGTTTTGTCGTAGTCAATGACGGAGAAGAATTGGGTCGATTGGTCAATAAAAATCGTAAAACAAAGGATGAAATCGCTGGCTTCTTGCAACGAGTGGAAGGGTAG
- a CDS encoding acyl-CoA thioesterase — MEKYPGYLRKPFYYETDKMGIIHHSNYIRWFEEARVDALTFMECPFEKIEADGIMIPVLGVSCEYKEMVRFGDQILIQPIVTKYTGTRLDFEYRVYNGEKLVTTGTSRHCFMSYETNRLVHLKRTHPALHELFLTYYETTKEDV; from the coding sequence ATGGAAAAATATCCCGGCTATCTTCGTAAGCCCTTCTACTACGAAACAGATAAGATGGGCATCATTCATCACTCAAATTACATCCGCTGGTTTGAAGAAGCCCGTGTGGATGCTCTGACCTTTATGGAGTGTCCCTTTGAGAAAATCGAGGCTGATGGCATCATGATCCCTGTATTAGGTGTCAGCTGCGAGTATAAAGAAATGGTTCGCTTTGGAGATCAAATTTTGATCCAGCCAATCGTCACGAAATATACCGGCACGCGCCTAGACTTCGAATACCGCGTCTACAATGGTGAAAAATTGGTCACTACAGGCACAAGTCGGCATTGCTTTATGTCTTATGAAACCAATCGTCTAGTCCATCTGAAGAGAACGCACCCTGCGCTGCATGAATTATTTTTGACTTATTATGAAACAACCAAAGAAGACGTTTAA
- the ytpR gene encoding YtpR family tRNA-binding protein: protein MIFAYNKENVGDTLMVIVKNDENKENIAERKENVARIQTKEGTTVAWNFFNVSDYLMIHGNGQVALTEKDIDVLNEQLKRAGFEERLAADLSPKFVVGYVKTCVDHPDSDHLHITETEVDGGETLQIVCGASNIEAGQKVVVAKPGAMMPDGQMIWPGNLRGVDSFGMICSAKELHLPNAPEKKGILVLDDDAKTGELFEIGK, encoded by the coding sequence GTGATTTTTGCGTATAATAAAGAAAATGTTGGCGACACATTAATGGTGATCGTCAAAAATGACGAAAATAAAGAAAACATTGCGGAGCGTAAAGAGAATGTCGCACGCATCCAAACAAAAGAAGGAACAACCGTTGCTTGGAATTTTTTCAATGTTTCAGACTACTTAATGATCCATGGAAATGGTCAGGTGGCGCTAACAGAAAAAGACATTGACGTGTTGAATGAACAATTGAAACGTGCCGGCTTTGAAGAGCGCTTAGCAGCAGACCTTTCTCCAAAATTTGTGGTGGGCTATGTGAAGACTTGCGTGGACCATCCAGATTCAGACCATCTGCATATCACGGAAACAGAGGTCGATGGCGGTGAAACCTTGCAGATCGTTTGCGGTGCTTCAAATATTGAAGCGGGACAAAAAGTCGTTGTCGCAAAACCAGGCGCGATGATGCCAGACGGGCAAATGATTTGGCCAGGGAACCTACGCGGCGTAGACAGCTTTGGGATGATTTGTTCAGCCAAAGAATTACACCTGCCAAACGCACCTGAGAAAAAAGGCATTCTCGTTTTAGACGACGATGCTAAAACAGGGGAACTGTTCGAAATAGGGAAATAA
- a CDS encoding nucleoside hydrolase has protein sequence MTRRPLIISTDPGIDDAVAIALALFSDELEIKLICPIFGNVSLAHTKANTEKLLTLYKKAPKVVVGSDRPLLREAIDASEIHGESGMDGYNFPPATVFAEDSLTAVAAMHEVVRQEEKTTLVGIGPLTDIALFLHLYPEDLAKIDRIVVMGGSLGRGNYGVLSEFNFAADPEAAKIVFNSGVPIQVAPLEVGDQAKILPEITNKVRSFGEIGEMVYQLFTKYRSGSYQEGLNMYDALAIALIVRPDMFELTSTRVEIETVPSLTYGASLIDLEGYLQLPANAEVALSVEPKQFEEWFVDTFAKIKESSSR, from the coding sequence ATGACACGAAGACCATTAATTATTAGTACTGATCCTGGGATCGATGATGCAGTAGCGATTGCACTGGCGTTATTTAGCGACGAGTTGGAGATCAAATTGATTTGTCCTATTTTCGGAAATGTCAGTCTGGCACATACAAAAGCCAATACAGAGAAATTACTGACCTTATATAAGAAAGCACCGAAAGTTGTAGTAGGGAGTGATCGGCCGCTTTTAAGAGAAGCGATCGATGCTAGTGAGATCCATGGCGAATCTGGCATGGACGGCTATAACTTTCCGCCTGCTACTGTTTTTGCAGAGGATTCTCTTACCGCAGTGGCGGCGATGCATGAGGTCGTCCGACAAGAGGAAAAAACGACGTTAGTGGGTATTGGCCCATTGACAGATATCGCGTTGTTCCTTCATCTTTATCCGGAAGACTTAGCGAAGATCGACCGCATCGTCGTCATGGGCGGCAGTTTGGGCCGTGGAAATTACGGCGTTTTGTCAGAATTTAACTTTGCAGCAGACCCTGAAGCGGCCAAAATCGTCTTCAATAGCGGTGTGCCCATTCAAGTTGCGCCGCTGGAAGTAGGCGATCAAGCAAAAATTTTACCGGAGATCACAAATAAGGTGAGAAGCTTCGGGGAGATTGGGGAAATGGTTTACCAGTTATTTACGAAATACCGCAGCGGCAGTTACCAAGAGGGGCTAAATATGTATGATGCTCTTGCCATCGCTTTGATTGTAAGACCAGACATGTTTGAACTTACTTCTACAAGGGTTGAGATCGAGACTGTACCCTCATTGACGTATGGCGCGTCATTGATTGATCTGGAAGGGTATCTCCAGTTGCCAGCCAATGCAGAAGTTGCCCTAAGTGTAGAGCCAAAGCAGTTTGAGGAGTGGTTTGTCGATACTTTTGCAAAAATAAAGGAATCTTCGTCGCGTTAA
- a CDS encoding universal stress protein — protein sequence MFTQSYQNILVGIDGSDQATEAFKKALAVAKRNQGTVYVANVIDHQIYTFMSYSPLNENIMDQLAADAKELINQCKAIGKDFGYTKIEGIIAYGSAKEAMAKTLPEKYNIDLVMVGQSGLNAVERFMTGSVASYVIKEASCDVLIVHPSAE from the coding sequence ATGTTCACACAATCATATCAAAATATTTTAGTTGGGATCGATGGCAGCGATCAAGCCACAGAGGCTTTCAAAAAAGCGTTGGCCGTTGCTAAACGAAACCAAGGAACGGTCTATGTAGCGAATGTGATCGATCATCAAATCTATACATTTATGAGCTATTCGCCTTTAAATGAGAATATTATGGATCAATTGGCTGCGGATGCAAAAGAATTGATCAATCAATGTAAAGCGATCGGCAAGGACTTCGGCTATACGAAGATCGAAGGGATCATTGCATATGGTTCTGCCAAAGAAGCAATGGCTAAAACATTGCCGGAAAAATACAACATTGATTTAGTGATGGTTGGGCAATCGGGGTTGAATGCTGTAGAACGCTTCATGACCGGCAGTGTAGCCAGCTACGTGATCAAAGAAGCCTCTTGCGATGTCTTGATCGTTCATCCAAGTGCCGAATAA
- a CDS encoding IS6 family transposase, with translation MNHFKGKQFQKDVIKVAVGYYLRYNLSYRDVQEILYDRGIHVCHTTIYRWVQEYGKILYEIWKRKNRQSFYSWKMDETYIKIKGKWHYLYRAIDADGLTLDIWLRKKRDTQAAYAFLKRLRKQFGEPKVLVTDKAPSISSAFKKLQKNSLYMKTEHRTVKYLNNLIEQDHRPIKRRNKFYRSLRTASTTIKGMEAIRGVYKKSRKEGTLFGFSVCLEIKILLSIPV, from the coding sequence ATGAATCATTTTAAGGGTAAACAATTTCAAAAAGACGTAATTAAAGTAGCCGTCGGCTACTATCTTCGCTATAATCTCAGCTATCGAGATGTTCAAGAAATACTTTATGATCGTGGAATCCATGTTTGTCACACCACGATTTATCGTTGGGTACAAGAATATGGCAAAATCCTGTATGAAATTTGGAAAAGGAAAAATAGACAGTCCTTCTATTCGTGGAAAATGGATGAAACTTATATCAAAATAAAAGGGAAATGGCATTATTTGTATCGTGCCATCGATGCAGACGGTTTAACCTTAGATATTTGGCTGCGTAAGAAACGCGATACACAAGCAGCGTATGCGTTCCTAAAACGATTACGGAAACAGTTCGGCGAACCAAAGGTTCTAGTAACAGACAAAGCGCCCTCTATTAGCAGCGCGTTTAAAAAATTACAGAAAAACAGTCTATACATGAAAACCGAACATCGAACCGTCAAATATCTCAATAATTTGATTGAGCAAGATCACCGACCAATCAAACGTCGGAATAAATTTTATCGCAGTTTGCGAACGGCCTCAACCACGATAAAAGGTATGGAAGCAATTCGAGGAGTCTACAAAAAAAGCCGAAAAGAAGGCACTCTTTTCGGCTTTTCAGTCTGTTTAGAAATCAAGATTTTACTGAGTATCCCTGTTTAA
- a CDS encoding helix-turn-helix domain-containing protein, translated as MLSAKVAARIKELRLQNGLTQETLAELAGLDLSYLGKIERGQIENIKIETLDKIIKAFKIDYPSFFAFKKEDNDISRIIHDLNSIDKRNDIIRVFKQIIAISKN; from the coding sequence ATGCTTAGCGCAAAAGTAGCAGCAAGAATAAAAGAGTTGCGTTTACAAAATGGATTGACTCAGGAAACTTTGGCTGAGTTAGCTGGACTAGATCTATCCTACTTAGGAAAAATTGAACGGGGACAAATTGAGAATATAAAAATTGAGACACTTGATAAAATTATTAAAGCATTCAAGATTGACTATCCTTCTTTCTTTGCCTTCAAAAAGGAAGATAATGATATCAGTAGAATAATTCATGATTTGAATTCTATAGATAAACGAAATGATATAATTAGAGTATTTAAGCAGATAATAGCGATTAGTAAAAATTGA